The Oncorhynchus nerka isolate Pitt River linkage group LG15, Oner_Uvic_2.0, whole genome shotgun sequence genome contains the following window.
AAAAGAAAATCAATAGAAGAAGATTGAGGCTCTTCCACCTAAAACCAAGCCTGGGCACAAATATGGATTCACACATATCTCAGCCTGAGCTATAGCGGCTATTACTTTAGCAAGAaaaataataaagttacgaatattactgagccggagtacgtggggactcacaccactgtttcgtgatcagattcaaccaaaaataaGCAAAGTTATTCAATGCTGTGGAGGTGCAGCTTAAAGTTATTTACCCGAGAGAGTCAATAAACGCAGCAGCCTCTTCAGGTGTGTAGAGCTTTTAGGTGATCCGTTGACCGTAATCTTCAATGTGGCCGGGTACAACAGTGCGtagtccatcttcattctcctgaGTCGAGCCTTCGCCTCATCAAACGCTTTGCGTCTTCGTACAACCGCTGTGGAATAATCATTGAAGAATGAGACCTTTGGACCTTTATGTTGACTACCATCAGAGCCGATGTTTCTAGCCGCATCCATGACACGCTGCTTGTCGGTGAAGTTGTGGAACTTTATAACCACCGGCCGTGGGCGTTGATTGGGGCCCGGTATCGGTGCTTGAGAGCGATGGGCTCTGTCCAGCTTCACACGACCAGCCTTAGTGTCCATTTGTAGGTAGCCAGGGATCCATTCCTCAAAGAATTTTACTGAACGTGTCCCTTCAGAATTTTCCGGGAGTCCCACAACACGAATATTGCATCTGCGTCCTCGATTATCCAAGTCGTCAATGTGCTCCGCCATTTCGCGCACCTGTTTCTCAAGTGCTTTTATCTTAGCGTCCATAGATGTAGTTGAAGTTTCCACTGCAGCAATTCTTCCTTCCGCCTCAACAACACGTTTCACAACGCTCTGTATTTCAGCTGAATGGCCTGCTATTGCTTCCAAGACCGTTCTTATCTTAGCATCgatcactttagtaatgttatcAGTCATCTTTTGAATCATCAGGTCCATTGTGCCCGGGTCCGCAATGGTGTTAgcttcgctaacgttagctagctcctcATGCACATCCACAGGGGTGGTGGTTTTGGTCGACTTCTTAGTAGTTCTATTGGGCATGTTGTCGGAGATTTTTGCGAAATAGTCGTCAAGACTCATTATATGGTAACTTATTTAGCCAATTCTACCACTTTTTCAAGCTAGGAGATTAATGTAAGAATATAAATTTACGAATGCCACGAGAGCTCGCTGAAACACCGTGTTCTCTCTACGGCGCCATTTTGTCCCCCCGCAgagtcattttttattttattttacctttatttaaccaggcaagtcagttaagaacaaattcttattttcaatgacggcctgggaacagtgggttaactgcctgttcaggggtagaacaacagatttgtaccttgtcagctcgggggtttgaactcgcaaccttccggttactagttcaacgctctaaccactaggctaccctgccgctcatTGAGAGCCACTCTTAAATGTTCTGCTGGTTGTCCTGTTATCTGTAATGAAATGTCCTTCCTGTGTTTGCTCAAAGCACAAAATAGCAAGCACACACATTTTCTTTGGAAAATGTCCTTGTCTATTTAATAGTAGAAGCCCTAAAGAATTGGGCATCACTCGTACAGAATGCGGTCGTTCAGAGTGTTGAGCTTTAAGTCATTCACGTTTAGTAGCTGATTGAAGGCAAAGTGGAAACCAGACTTGTAGTCTGTGGTGCCTTTAGCTTGCATGAGCTTTACAGCCTCTTTGAAGATCTTCTTGTTGCGAACGTTGGCCTGGACCAGGTGTTTGAAGCAAGGGACCACTGCCT
Protein-coding sequences here:
- the LOC115142739 gene encoding voltage-dependent calcium channel subunit alpha-2/delta-2-like is translated as MEMLDTLSDDDYVNVARFNEKAEAVVPCFKHLVQANVRNKKIFKEAVKLMQAKGTTDYKSGFHFAFNQLLNVNDLKLNTLNDRILYE